The genome window TCGGCCGATTACGACAACGATGGCCGACTCGATCTCATTGTTACCACATACTTCGCACAGCCTGCCTCGCTTTACCACAACGATGGCAATGGCCTTTTTCATGTGGTTAGTAGCCTGTGCGGCATTGGGCCTCCAACGATGCCCTACGTCAATTTCGGCACCTCTTTTGTGGACTTTGATAACGATGGTTGGCTGGACCTGATCATCACCAACGGTCACGTAAGAGACAACGTTCATAGTTTTGATGAAGCACAAACCTACGCTCAACCGGTACAAGTATTTCATAATCAGAACGCCTACTTCAACGAGATATCCCAAGAGTGTGGCGTAGGTAGCTTGCGCTTGGTAGGCCGTGGCTTGACCATTGGAGACTACGATCGCGATGGGCGCCAGGACGTATTAATCTGTAACCTTGAAGGAAGATCGGTGCTGCTTAGAAACGTCTCCGAGCCCAATCACTGGATTGAAGTGATGCTCCGTCAACCTGGAATGAACAGGTCTGCATTAGGGGCGATGGTTACATTGGAAGCTCCTTCTCTACGCCGTATCGCAGAGATTCGCACCTGTGGCAGCGTGCTCTCCGCGCGTGAACCCATAGCCCACTTTGGCCTCGGTAGCTATTCCGGACCGGTTACCCTACACATTCGCTGGCCCGATGGCAAAATGCAACATGCTTCCATCGAGCACGTAGACCAGCGCGTCACCATCACACGCTCCGTTTAGAGATGGGAGCGATCTGTCTTTGCCTTTGCTCTCTAGTGGCGAAAAGGAAGAGGGCGACAGGAAAAGACGACCTTGCTTTGCCAATTGAGTTCAAATAGCACAAAACTAGTATCTCGCTGTTTAAACACTTGCAAAAAGTCCTTCCAGAAGGAAGATAGCAGGGCGTTCGCGAAAATCATCAAAAGAGCTCTTTAGGGCAATCGGAGCTCGAAAGCGCCAATCATCATCCGGCGAGGTCAAAATGTCCCAACAATATTATGTGCTTGCACAAGATGGGCATCGTTACGGCCCAGTGGATGTCACTATCTTGCAGAGGTGGGTTCAGGAATCGAGAGTGATTCCGGCTACTATCCTTGAGGAGGCCCAAACCGGCCGACGGCTAGAGGCTGCCTTCCTTCCAGAGCTGCATTTCCCAAGTTTCATGCCTGCTCCTCCCCAACTCTCCGCTGGTATTAGCCAGCCCCCTATGCCTGCTTACTACAACCCACAACTCTATCCGAATCAGCCCTACTACTACCCTCAAACGGTGCCGGGTTCGGGTGATGCAATCGGTTGGATTATCGGCTCCGTTGTCTGCATGTTCATCTCTCTCTTCTTCTTTCCTATTGTCTTTGGCCCGGTGGCGATCTTGTGTGGATACAAGGTAAAACAGAGCGGAAATGGACGACTCGGCACGGGGCTTATGGTGGCTGCTAGCGTGTGCATGTTCCTTGGCATTCTCATCGGAATACTGGCTTGGAGCGTTTTTATGGCCGCTTTTGGTGGTCACATACCCAGCATGGGAACGCCTAGCGATTCCACCGGTGTCCCCACACCACCCAAATGGTTTACAAACTCCGTAAATTGAAAGGTCAGAAGGGTTCACACCAAAATTAAACAGAGCGCTGACTTGCCAGGCAGGATTCCTCTAAAACCAGGGGGCATAGAGCTCCCTCTTACAAACTTCTTTGATGCCCTGTCGTTCTCAAAGTGAGGTAAGATAACATATCCTAATTTTTTACTCAAGGAGAATGAAGAGCGTGCAAAGGCTTCGCGGTGTTTTTATTGGAATATGGCTCCTTTCCATCCCTCTCTTAGCTTTGGCACAAACCCCGCCTCATAGCGACGAAACCCACAACTCCAACAAAATCACTCTCCATGTCTCCGTAGATGCCTCAGAGGCACCCGACCTCGGCCCATGGCTGCAACAGGCTAAAGACCTCTGTGAGGTTTGGTACCCGCGTATCGTAAAACTTTTGGCAAGTCCCGGTTTTGTACCGCCCGATCACGTCACCCTTCGATTTCGTAACATGGACGGGGTTGCCTATACCGCTGGCGATGTCATCACCATCTCTGCCGACTATGTGCGACACCACCCCGACGACCTCGGTATGGTGATCCACGAGCTAACCCACGTCGTGCAGTCCTATCCATCCTCCAATGCCGGCTGGCTTGTGGAGGGAATTGCAGACTACGTGCGCTTCTTCTTCTATGAACCCAAAGCCCCACGCCCCTACATCAACATCGAAAAGGCGACCTACCACGATGCCTATCGCACCACCGCTGCCTTTCTCGCCTGGACCACCTCGAAATATGACAGGCACCTGGTACAACAACTCAATCAGGCTTTGAGAGAAGGGAAATTTGATATCTCCCTTTTCCAGAAATACACCGGTAGGGATGTGGACACGCTTTGGAACGAGTTCATCGCCGACATCAAAGCGGGAAAAGCAAGACGCTTCGTATCGAACTCGCCATCGCAATAGCCTTCCGCTGCCAAAAAGCGACGCCTACCCAACAGGCAGAATGAGGGTGGCGGCGTTCCACAGCTGTCTAGAGACCTCGCTGGAATGCCGTTGCCCATATCTGCAATATTTCCAACGCCAAAACTTAGGGTTCCATTCGGGAAACCAAATCCTGCATCATTTTGTATACTATCTAAGGTACGTGCTCTCCACATGACTATGAAGAGAGGAAGTGGGAACCATGGCAGCTTTTCAACTCGTTTCTGAGTATGCGCCGGCTGGAGATCAACCGCAAGCTATTGAGCAGCTTGTAGAGGGGCTGAATCGAGGCATGCGTTACCAAACCCTCCTCGGCGCAACGGGTACCGGTAAAACGTTTACCATCGCCAATGTTATTCAACGGGTACAACGCCCAACCCTCGTTATTGCCCACAACAAGACCCTGGCCGCCCAACTCTGCTCGGAGTTTCGCGAATTCTTTCCTTATAACGCCGTCGAGTTCTTCGTCTCCTACTACGATTACTATCAGCCGGAGGCCTACATCCCTCAATCGGATACCTACATCGAGAAAGACGCTCAAATTAACGACGAAATAGACCGTCTGCGTCACTCCGCAACGCAAGCGGTTCTAGAACGCCGTGACGTTATTGTGGTGGCCTCCGTCTCCTGCATCTACGGCCTTGGTTCCCCGGACGAGTATCGCCAGATCATCCTCTCCTTCCGGGTCGGAGAGTACATGGATAGAGATGAGGCCATCCGCCGCCTCATTGATATGCAGTTCACGCGAAATAACCTTGAGCTGACTCGCGCAACCTTCCGCGTGCGGGGCGATACCCTCGAAATCCAGCCCGCCGATGAGGAGATTATCATCCGCGTCTCCTTTTTCGGCGACGAGGTGGAGAAGATCGCCCTTGTAGACCCCCTTACGGGTGAGATCGTTGGAACGCGCGATAGCATCACCATCTTTCCAGCCTCTCACTTCGTGACCTCGCGTGAACGTCTTGAAAAGGCCATCCACTCCATTGAAGAGGAGCTTGCGGAACGCATCGCGTGGTTCAAGAGTCAGGGAAGACTGCTGGAAGCCCAGCGCATCGAAATGCGGACCAGATTTGATTTAGAGATGATTCGGGAGCTGGGCTACTGCTCAGGCATTGAAAACTACAGCCGTCATCTTGACGGTCGTGCGCCCGGTACCCCACCGAATACGCTTTTCAACTACTTCCCCGACGACTTCTTGTTGGTGATAGACGAAAGCCACCAGACCCTGCCGCAGATCCG of Chthonomonas calidirosea T49 contains these proteins:
- a CDS encoding basic secretory protein-like protein, which gives rise to MKSVQRLRGVFIGIWLLSIPLLALAQTPPHSDETHNSNKITLHVSVDASEAPDLGPWLQQAKDLCEVWYPRIVKLLASPGFVPPDHVTLRFRNMDGVAYTAGDVITISADYVRHHPDDLGMVIHELTHVVQSYPSSNAGWLVEGIADYVRFFFYEPKAPRPYINIEKATYHDAYRTTAAFLAWTTSKYDRHLVQQLNQALREGKFDISLFQKYTGRDVDTLWNEFIADIKAGKARRFVSNSPSQ